The following DNA comes from Verrucomicrobiota bacterium JB022.
CGCGCGATTTCTTCGACCGCGGAATGGTCAATGCCCTCGGCGGTTTTCACGAGCGAGGCAGCGGCCCGGCGCCCCGCCTCCAGTTTGTCGGCCGCCAAAGCCTTTTGAAGCTGGAAGTAGGGCTCCAGCAGCGTGTCGACTTGGGAAGGCTCCAGATCGGCTGCCCGCAGGGGCAGGGCCAGCAAGAGGAGAAGGGGGAGGAGGAATGGAAAGCGTTTCATTGTTCGGTCTTAAGATAAATCGGCGCCGGTTGCAATGTCCGTAGCAGCTTTCGGCTTGAGTTTCGCCCGCTTGCGGAAAGGCTGGTGCCTCATGCAGCCACCCCCCGTGCTTTCCCTGGCCGTGCCAATGTATAACGAGGAAGAAGGGCTCGACCTGTTCTTCAATCGAGTACGTGAGGTCATGGCCTCTTTGGGCGTTACTTACGAGATCGTCTGCGTCAACGATGGCAGCCGCGACGGCACGTTGGAGGGGCTGCTCGCTCGGCAGGCTCAGATCCCCGAGCTGGTGGTGGTCGACCTTTCGCGTAACTTCGGCAAAGACGTGGCGCTGACCGCCGCGATCGATCACTGCACGGGCCGCGCAGTGGTGCCGCTCGATGCCGACCTGCAAGACCCGCCGGAGCTGCTGGGCGAGATGCTGGAGCGTTGGCGCGAGGGCTACGACGTGGTCTGTGCCGTCCGTAGCAGCCGCAAGAGCGACGGCTGGCTGAAGCAGTTTTCGGCCCGCCAGTTTTACCGCTGGTTCAACCGGGTGGCCGAGGTGCCAATCCCGTCCGACGCTGGCGACTTTCGCCTGATGGACCGCCGCGTGGTCGAGGCCTTGAGTGGCTTGCGCGAGCGCAACCGGTTTATGAAGGGCCTCTTCGCCTGGACGGGGTTCAAGACCGCCTAC
Coding sequences within:
- a CDS encoding glycosyltransferase, with protein sequence MQPPPVLSLAVPMYNEEEGLDLFFNRVREVMASLGVTYEIVCVNDGSRDGTLEGLLARQAQIPELVVVDLSRNFGKDVALTAAIDHCTGRAVVPLDADLQDPPELLGEMLERWREGYDVVCAVRSSRKSDGWLKQFSARQFYRWFNRVAEVPIPSDAGDFRLMDRRVVEALSGLRERNRFMKGLFAWTGFKTAYVTFERPERAAGTTKWNYWKLWNFALDGIFAFSSAPLRIWTYLGVLISLSSFLYALVIVVRTLFIGIDVPGYASLLVFMLFLSGIQLIGLGVMGEYVGRIYKEAKQRPLYLTQSVYRHASGQGETAVR